From a region of the Sminthopsis crassicaudata isolate SCR6 chromosome 6, ASM4859323v1, whole genome shotgun sequence genome:
- the LOC141547079 gene encoding malignant T-cell-amplified sequence 1 yields the protein MFKKFDEKENVSNCIQLKTSVIKGIKNQLLDQFPGIEPWLNQIMPKKDPVKIVRCHEHIEILTVNGELLFFRQREGPFYPTLRLLHKYPFILPHQRVDKGAIKFVLSGANIMCPGLTSPGAQLYPAAADTVVAIMAEGKQHALCVGVMKMSAEDIERVNKGIGIENIHYLNDGLWHMKTYK from the coding sequence ATGTTTAAGAAATTTGACGAGAAAGAAAACGTGTCCAACTGCATCCAGCTGAAGACATCAGTCATCAAGGGCATCAAGAACCAGTTGCTCGATCAGTTCCCGGGCATCGAGCCGTGGCTCAACCAGATCATGCCCAAGAAGGACCCGGTCAAGATCGTGCGCTGCCATGAGCACATCGAGATTCTCACAGTCAACGGGGAATTGCTCTTCTTCCGACAGCGGGAGGGCCCCTTCTACCCGACTCTGCGGCTGCTGCACAAGTACCCCTTCATTTTGCCTCACCAGCGAGTAGATAAAGGCGCCATCAAATTCGTACTCAGCGGGGCGAACATCATGTGCCCCGGCCTGACCTCCCCGGGGGCCCAGCTGTACCCCGCGGCCGCGGACACGGTGGTGGCTATCATGGCTGAAGGCAAGCAGCACGCCCTCTGCGTGGGAGTCATGAAGATGTCTGCGGAAGACATCGAGAGAGTCAACAAAGGGATTGGTATcgaaaatattcattatttaaatgaTGGCCTTTGGCACATGAAGACTTATAAGTAA